One region of Longimicrobium sp. genomic DNA includes:
- a CDS encoding tetratricopeptide repeat protein — protein sequence MSKLSPPHLLVERALALVPDYEEFLPLSDALIVGSRVDADKVWARSGGYATVGKRVVDTDRVEKLMQVLLDRNQERLRELFGLVLDAIREQQAGNPAAAAALLIRAGELEEAEGRLDKAERVYRQALDIARDLRAKDSHAVALRRLGRTARTAGRLDEARVWYEQSHQLALDGMDAVGQVIALQGLGNVCDDRGERDEARRWWEAGLEMAAGLNAPELDWPLYANLSVLTMLEGNLAEAERLLGRAREHIEAGGVPGGHLYWLNNRGLLLLEHGDVAGAEAVFREALPESEGRWELTLRVNLGESLLRQGRLLESEDEARRAEEIAIVQRLITDLVDVYSLLGSIARERCDDEGFVFYEQALRVCHERALPRKTEAAILHGNGRFHLACARDEEGRAYLEAAREIYRELGFAQELARVENDMARLVPEPV from the coding sequence ATGAGCAAGCTGTCTCCGCCCCACCTGCTGGTGGAGCGCGCGCTGGCGCTCGTTCCCGACTACGAGGAGTTCCTGCCGTTGAGCGACGCGCTGATCGTCGGTTCGCGGGTGGACGCCGACAAGGTCTGGGCGCGCTCGGGCGGGTACGCCACCGTGGGCAAGCGCGTCGTGGACACCGACCGCGTGGAAAAGCTCATGCAGGTGCTCCTGGATCGGAACCAGGAACGCCTGCGCGAGCTGTTCGGGCTGGTGCTCGACGCCATCCGCGAGCAGCAGGCGGGGAACCCGGCCGCGGCCGCCGCCCTGCTGATCCGGGCCGGCGAGCTGGAAGAGGCCGAAGGCCGGCTGGACAAGGCCGAGCGCGTGTACCGCCAGGCGCTGGACATTGCCCGCGACCTGCGCGCCAAGGACAGCCACGCGGTGGCCCTGCGGCGGCTGGGCCGCACCGCGCGGACCGCCGGGCGGCTGGACGAGGCGCGGGTGTGGTACGAGCAGAGCCATCAGCTGGCGCTGGACGGGATGGATGCCGTGGGCCAGGTGATCGCCTTGCAGGGCCTAGGCAACGTGTGCGACGACCGCGGCGAGCGGGACGAGGCACGCCGCTGGTGGGAGGCGGGGCTGGAGATGGCGGCCGGGCTGAACGCCCCCGAGCTGGACTGGCCGCTGTACGCCAACCTGTCGGTGCTCACCATGCTGGAGGGCAACCTGGCCGAGGCCGAGCGGCTGCTGGGCCGGGCCCGCGAGCACATCGAGGCGGGCGGCGTGCCAGGCGGCCACCTGTACTGGCTGAACAACCGCGGCCTTCTGCTGCTGGAGCACGGCGACGTGGCCGGTGCCGAGGCCGTGTTCCGCGAGGCGCTGCCCGAGTCGGAGGGCCGCTGGGAGTTGACGCTCCGCGTGAACCTGGGCGAGTCGCTGCTGCGGCAGGGCCGGCTGCTGGAGTCCGAGGACGAGGCCCGCCGTGCGGAGGAGATCGCCATCGTCCAGCGGCTCATTACCGACCTGGTGGACGTGTACTCGCTGCTGGGCTCCATTGCCCGCGAACGGTGCGACGACGAGGGGTTCGTGTTCTACGAGCAGGCGCTGCGCGTGTGCCACGAGCGCGCCCTGCCGCGCAAGACGGAGGCGGCCATCCTTCACGGAAACGGCCGCTTTCACCTGGCGTGCGCCCGCGACGAAGAAGGGCGCGCGTACCTGGAAGCCGCGCGCGAGATCTACCGCGAGCTGGGCTTTGCGCAGGAGCTGGCGCGGGTGGAGAACGACATGGCGCGCCTGGTGCCCGAGCCGGTGTAA
- a CDS encoding TorF family putative porin has protein sequence MRRSLLAAASLAALFAATPAAAQATVTGNLALNSAYFWRGITFSNRSVVQGDVSLAVPVLGGSLAGGAWANYEPGTYAYPRDISMNAADGPDITEVDLWAEYGYDFGATTLAAGVLAFRFPNENGFTDDLNTTELYGRLSVEGPLSPSLTIYRDVDKVIGTYAEGSVSQSVNVFEWTTVTLGALAGASWGHTPEGFDNANFARDGLTHVDLSVSVPLTSGRAAITPTAHVVLGSDPVTRITEPDKESGVKAWVGVRVTWGAMLSRPAD, from the coding sequence ATGCGTCGCTCCCTGCTCGCCGCGGCCTCGCTCGCCGCCCTGTTCGCCGCCACGCCCGCCGCCGCGCAGGCCACCGTGACGGGCAACCTGGCCCTGAACAGCGCCTACTTCTGGCGCGGGATCACCTTTTCGAACCGTTCCGTGGTGCAGGGCGACGTCTCGCTCGCCGTCCCCGTGCTGGGCGGTTCGCTCGCAGGCGGCGCGTGGGCCAACTACGAGCCGGGCACCTATGCCTACCCGCGGGACATCAGCATGAACGCCGCCGACGGACCCGACATCACCGAGGTGGACCTGTGGGCCGAGTACGGCTACGACTTCGGAGCGACCACGCTGGCGGCGGGAGTGCTGGCGTTCCGCTTTCCCAACGAGAACGGCTTCACCGACGACCTCAACACCACCGAGCTCTATGGCCGGCTGTCGGTAGAGGGCCCGCTCTCGCCCTCGTTGACCATCTACCGCGACGTCGACAAGGTCATCGGCACCTACGCCGAGGGCTCCGTCTCGCAATCCGTGAACGTGTTCGAGTGGACCACCGTGACGCTGGGGGCCCTGGCCGGCGCCAGCTGGGGGCACACGCCCGAGGGGTTCGACAACGCGAACTTCGCGCGCGACGGGCTGACCCACGTGGACCTGTCGGTTTCGGTGCCGCTCACCTCGGGCCGGGCGGCCATCACGCCAACCGCACACGTGGTGCTGGGCAGCGATCCCGTGACCCGCATCACCGAGCCGGACAAGGAGTCCGGGGTCAAGGCGTGGGTCGGGGTGCGGGTGACCTGGGGAGCCATGCTGAGCCGCCCCGCGGACTGA
- a CDS encoding aconitase family protein, with translation MIPSLLTRTIEKLPPEVRLQGRVLFLVDDPELIRRQLAGEDVELTDEVRATLRDNISTDEITPAYICYYFDETLGEFPYLGLKAGAEFPIKQGSVRQGGFVASVSGTRRGKGSSREQSPYAEMMAGIKVVIAENIERIYRENCQNLGVLTSTNFELVERIRRGDTIPLTEFTDGADEITRGIIEHGGLFNYNVARLQGTVRTPAISCHHGQPGDAPASTDAADVRAMRGSGEGNLPGPGPDTGVDYAAAQFVATSTSNVESDSVGAPDGTRHRGRRPMTIAEKIFARHWVTDLSRGDIGVQWVQPGDSGFVQTDIRFSHEYVTPMSAIFFESLVGPEERVVEPESILFFRDHLTFLKDAMPPERVQLGLLDVANQLEVKQRQFAEKQGVRLYGELGHGKHGSEAICHSKILEAYALPGHIIIGSDSHTPHAGAVGCVAFGVGTTAIFNSWITKDVRVEVPRSFKVIVNGQKPENVSAKDFMLEILRHPYIKDGHAIGQIIEYAGPAVESLSVDERATMTNMAAEVGAFTGIVAPDHKTVDYLVEQRGMDRAEAERLIDGLFSDEGAEYVKVIEIDASALQPMIALPGDPGNGMYVEELGEDVRIDIAYAGSCTAGKKEDMDMYARVLREYRERGVQKPEHVQLYIQCGSQEVYAYCQELGYDRLFSEVGATFIEPSCGACINAGPGVSRKPTDVTISAINRNFPGRSGPGQLYLASPYTVAASAMEGRIVAWEPQPEPAGV, from the coding sequence ATGATTCCCTCGCTGCTGACGCGCACGATCGAAAAGCTGCCGCCGGAGGTGCGCCTTCAGGGCCGCGTGCTCTTCCTGGTAGACGACCCCGAGCTCATCCGCCGGCAGCTGGCCGGCGAAGACGTGGAGCTTACGGACGAGGTGCGCGCCACCCTGCGCGACAACATCTCGACCGACGAGATCACCCCGGCGTACATCTGCTACTACTTCGACGAAACGCTGGGCGAGTTCCCGTACCTGGGGCTCAAGGCCGGCGCCGAGTTCCCCATCAAGCAGGGCAGCGTGCGGCAGGGCGGGTTCGTGGCCTCGGTCAGCGGCACGCGCCGGGGCAAGGGCAGCTCGCGCGAGCAGAGCCCCTACGCCGAGATGATGGCCGGCATCAAGGTGGTGATCGCCGAGAACATCGAGCGCATCTACCGCGAGAACTGCCAGAACCTGGGAGTGCTCACGTCCACCAACTTCGAGCTGGTGGAGCGCATCCGCCGCGGCGACACCATTCCGCTGACCGAGTTCACCGACGGCGCCGACGAGATCACCCGCGGCATCATCGAGCACGGCGGATTGTTCAACTACAACGTGGCGCGGCTGCAGGGCACGGTGCGCACGCCGGCCATCTCCTGCCACCACGGCCAGCCCGGCGACGCCCCGGCGTCCACCGACGCGGCCGACGTGCGGGCCATGCGCGGCAGCGGCGAGGGCAACCTTCCCGGGCCGGGGCCGGACACGGGCGTGGACTACGCCGCCGCCCAGTTCGTGGCTACGTCCACCTCCAACGTGGAATCCGACAGCGTGGGCGCCCCCGACGGCACCCGCCACCGCGGCCGCCGGCCGATGACCATCGCCGAAAAGATCTTCGCCCGCCACTGGGTGACGGACCTTTCCAGGGGCGACATCGGCGTGCAGTGGGTGCAGCCGGGCGACTCGGGCTTCGTGCAGACGGACATCCGCTTCTCGCACGAGTACGTCACCCCCATGTCGGCCATCTTCTTCGAGTCGCTGGTGGGGCCGGAAGAGCGGGTGGTGGAGCCGGAGAGCATCCTCTTCTTCCGCGACCACCTCACCTTCCTCAAGGACGCCATGCCCCCCGAGCGCGTGCAGCTCGGCCTGCTGGACGTGGCCAACCAGCTGGAGGTGAAGCAGCGGCAGTTCGCGGAAAAGCAGGGCGTGCGCCTGTACGGCGAGCTGGGGCACGGCAAGCACGGCTCCGAGGCCATCTGCCACAGCAAGATCCTCGAGGCGTACGCGCTTCCCGGGCACATCATCATCGGCTCCGACAGCCACACGCCGCACGCGGGCGCCGTGGGGTGCGTGGCGTTCGGCGTGGGCACCACGGCCATCTTCAACTCGTGGATCACCAAGGACGTACGGGTGGAGGTGCCGCGCTCGTTCAAGGTGATCGTCAACGGGCAGAAGCCGGAGAACGTGTCGGCCAAGGACTTCATGCTCGAGATCCTTCGCCACCCGTACATCAAGGACGGGCACGCCATCGGCCAGATCATCGAGTACGCCGGCCCCGCGGTGGAGTCGCTGTCGGTCGACGAGCGCGCCACCATGACGAACATGGCCGCCGAGGTGGGCGCCTTCACCGGCATCGTGGCGCCCGACCACAAGACGGTGGACTACCTGGTGGAGCAGCGCGGGATGGACCGCGCCGAGGCCGAGCGGCTGATCGACGGGCTGTTCAGCGACGAGGGCGCCGAGTACGTGAAGGTGATCGAGATCGACGCGTCGGCGCTGCAGCCGATGATCGCGCTCCCCGGCGACCCCGGCAACGGGATGTACGTGGAGGAGCTGGGCGAGGACGTGCGCATCGACATCGCCTACGCGGGAAGCTGCACGGCCGGCAAGAAGGAAGACATGGACATGTACGCCCGCGTGCTGCGCGAGTACCGGGAGCGCGGGGTGCAAAAGCCCGAGCACGTGCAGCTGTACATCCAGTGCGGCTCGCAGGAGGTGTACGCCTACTGCCAGGAACTGGGCTACGACCGGCTCTTCAGCGAGGTGGGCGCCACCTTCATCGAGCCGTCGTGCGGGGCGTGCATCAACGCCGGCCCGGGGGTCAGCCGCAAGCCCACCGACGTTACCATCAGCGCCATCAACCGCAACTTCCCCGGGCGCTCGGGCCCCGGGCAGCTGTACCTGGCCTCGCCCTACACCGTGGCGGCCAGCGCCATGGAGGGGCGCATCGTGGCCTGGGAACCGCAGCCGGAGCCCGCGGGCGTCTGA
- a CDS encoding sigma-54 dependent transcriptional regulator: MPSFLVVDAAPETLAAAREAAGARTEVRAAASLGEGLEMLRGRKWDAVLLSLDFEAADLALVSRLAESGVQPNSVVLTSSRPTMQAMVESSRLGVLGLIATPVNADELAALLREVFAGEDVVPLPPADAPADDEETAIGASPPMLEVFRMVGRVAGSAATVLVLGQSGTGKELVARALHRNSPRSSGPFVAINCAAIPENLLESELFGHEKGAFTGAIARKVGRFERAHGGTLFLDEIGDMSLPLQSKILRALQEREIERVGGEGRIPVDVRVVAATHRDLRSAIAEGAFREDLYFRLAVVTLNLPRLADRGTDLDLLIRFFVARYAVRYGRPLRGVSRTVMDLLQRHPWPGNVRELKNVLERAVLLARGPVLLPEHLPLDQLRSHTGAPAPENASPLPGYAPEMSMEQVEALHIREVLRLVRGHLGRASEVLGFHRNTLTRKIREYGLEDAVRA, encoded by the coding sequence TTGCCTTCTTTTCTCGTCGTCGATGCCGCGCCCGAGACGCTCGCCGCCGCCCGAGAGGCGGCAGGCGCGCGTACGGAGGTGCGCGCGGCGGCATCGCTGGGCGAGGGGCTGGAGATGCTGCGCGGCAGGAAATGGGACGCGGTGCTTCTCTCGCTGGACTTCGAGGCGGCGGACCTGGCGCTGGTCTCCCGGCTGGCCGAATCCGGCGTGCAGCCGAATTCGGTGGTGCTCACCTCGTCGCGCCCCACCATGCAGGCGATGGTGGAATCTTCGCGCCTGGGGGTGCTGGGGCTGATCGCCACGCCCGTGAACGCCGACGAGCTCGCCGCGCTGCTGCGCGAGGTGTTCGCCGGCGAGGACGTGGTCCCGCTTCCCCCCGCCGATGCCCCGGCCGACGACGAGGAGACGGCCATCGGCGCCAGCCCGCCCATGCTGGAGGTGTTCCGCATGGTGGGCCGGGTGGCCGGGAGCGCGGCCACGGTGCTGGTGCTGGGGCAGAGCGGAACGGGCAAGGAGCTGGTGGCGCGCGCCCTCCACCGCAACAGTCCCCGCTCGTCGGGCCCGTTCGTGGCCATCAACTGCGCGGCCATCCCCGAAAACCTGCTGGAGTCGGAGCTCTTCGGCCACGAGAAGGGCGCCTTCACCGGCGCCATCGCCCGCAAGGTGGGGCGCTTCGAGCGGGCGCACGGCGGCACGCTGTTCCTGGACGAGATCGGCGACATGTCGCTGCCCCTGCAGAGCAAGATCCTGCGGGCGCTCCAGGAGCGGGAGATCGAGCGGGTGGGCGGGGAAGGGCGCATTCCCGTGGACGTTCGCGTGGTCGCCGCCACGCACCGCGACCTGCGCTCGGCCATCGCCGAAGGGGCCTTTCGCGAGGACCTGTACTTTCGCCTGGCCGTGGTGACGCTGAACCTGCCCCGGCTGGCGGACCGCGGCACCGACCTGGACCTGCTGATCCGGTTCTTCGTCGCCCGCTACGCCGTGCGCTACGGGCGTCCCCTGCGCGGCGTCAGCCGCACGGTGATGGACCTTCTGCAGCGCCACCCGTGGCCCGGCAACGTCCGCGAGCTGAAGAACGTGCTGGAGCGCGCCGTGCTCCTGGCCCGCGGCCCCGTTCTGCTTCCCGAGCACCTTCCCCTGGACCAGCTTCGCAGCCACACCGGCGCCCCCGCCCCCGAGAACGCCTCGCCCCTGCCGGGCTACGCGCCGGAGATGTCGATGGAGCAGGTGGAGGCGCTGCACATCCGCGAGGTGCTGCGCCTGGTGCGCGGCCACCTGGGGCGCGCGTCGGAGGTGCTCGGCTTTCACCGGAACACGCTCACGCGCAAGATCCGGGAGTACGGCCTGGAGGACGCGGTCCGGGCGTGA
- a CDS encoding S8 family serine peptidase: MKRMIAVAASVMLAAACQDGQAPLTLETGTPASLLGIRPAVRVDPVLRNLLNMASPAQQLEVLVTFDPAVTTADAVARALTRSGAGIIRFEHLPIVYAVATPVQITGISAHPGVISLFANKQLRYQMSESLRSIRADVAHVEGYTGKGVGVAILDSGIDGLFSPDLKYPSRTVKNVKIVAGWRDLALFGEGQAPLASDLYLDNVPNSETSVGHGTHVAGTAAGDGTASGGKYTGVAPEANLIGVGAGDVLFVLFTLAGFDYILDNQAAYNIQVVNNSWGGSGVFDPADPVNVATKRVYDRGIAVVFAAGNEGPAENTLNPYSAAPWVISVAAGCKTVSPDPTNSEAQCVDGRANLLADFSSRGVPGDALYHPDVVAPGVNIVSTRAALGVVINGTAAPDDLTTCQIPDGLEVFYTCIDGTSMAAPHVAGAIALLEQAAGGNLTPDQAYQAIRATAKPMPGYAQWEVGAGYLDAYAAVQAVRP, translated from the coding sequence ATGAAGCGGATGATCGCCGTCGCCGCCAGCGTGATGCTGGCCGCCGCCTGCCAGGATGGGCAGGCGCCCCTTACGCTGGAGACCGGCACGCCGGCCTCCCTGCTGGGCATCCGGCCCGCCGTGCGCGTAGACCCCGTGCTCAGGAACCTGCTGAACATGGCCAGCCCGGCGCAGCAGCTGGAAGTGCTGGTGACCTTCGATCCCGCCGTGACCACGGCCGACGCCGTGGCGCGCGCGCTGACCCGGTCGGGCGCGGGAATCATCCGCTTCGAGCACCTTCCCATCGTGTACGCGGTCGCCACTCCGGTGCAGATCACGGGGATCTCGGCGCATCCGGGGGTCATTTCGCTGTTCGCCAACAAGCAGCTGCGGTACCAGATGTCCGAGAGCCTGCGCAGCATCCGGGCGGACGTGGCGCACGTGGAAGGCTACACCGGCAAGGGCGTGGGCGTGGCGATCCTGGACAGCGGCATCGACGGCCTGTTCAGCCCGGACCTGAAGTACCCGTCGCGCACCGTGAAGAACGTGAAGATCGTGGCCGGCTGGCGCGACCTGGCGCTCTTCGGCGAGGGGCAGGCCCCGCTGGCCAGCGACCTGTACCTGGACAACGTGCCCAACAGCGAGACCAGCGTGGGCCACGGCACGCACGTGGCCGGAACCGCCGCGGGCGACGGCACCGCGTCCGGCGGCAAGTACACCGGCGTGGCTCCGGAAGCCAACCTGATCGGCGTGGGCGCGGGCGACGTGCTGTTCGTGCTGTTCACCCTGGCCGGCTTCGACTACATCCTCGACAACCAGGCCGCCTACAACATCCAGGTGGTGAACAACTCGTGGGGCGGCTCGGGCGTGTTCGATCCGGCGGACCCCGTCAACGTGGCCACGAAGCGGGTGTACGACCGCGGGATCGCGGTGGTGTTCGCCGCGGGCAACGAGGGTCCCGCCGAGAATACGCTGAACCCCTACAGCGCGGCGCCGTGGGTGATTTCCGTCGCCGCCGGCTGCAAGACGGTTTCGCCGGACCCCACCAACTCGGAGGCGCAGTGCGTGGACGGCCGCGCCAACCTGCTGGCCGACTTCTCGTCGCGCGGCGTTCCGGGTGACGCGCTGTATCACCCCGACGTGGTGGCGCCCGGCGTGAACATCGTGTCGACCCGCGCGGCGCTCGGCGTGGTGATCAACGGAACGGCCGCGCCCGACGACCTGACCACCTGCCAGATTCCGGACGGGCTGGAGGTGTTCTACACCTGCATCGACGGCACTTCGATGGCGGCCCCGCACGTTGCCGGCGCGATCGCCCTGCTGGAGCAGGCCGCCGGCGGCAACCTGACGCCCGACCAAGCGTACCAGGCGATCCGCGCGACCGCGAAGCCGATGCCCGGCTACGCGCAGTGGGAGGTGGGCGCGGGCTACCTGGACGCCTACGCGGCGGTCCAGGCCGTCAGGCCCTGA
- a CDS encoding RagB/SusD family nutrient uptake outer membrane protein — translation MKNMLSRSSARIRATLGMLALAASLPLAGCETEELLTVTDPDIINPGDVASPAGAEAVRLGALSRFIGTTTGSSGGTFTETLFVWSGQLADEWRTGDTFAQRLQVDSRSMDASNSGVDNALRNAHRARLSAAQAVVALRQYAPAAPAWQIAEMYFVQGFVENMLGEYFCSGVAFSTVVDGAEQFGGQATTAETFARALAHADSGLALSTGTDANSIRVRNAIMVLRGRILLNQGSFAQAAAAVSAVPTSFAYAHQHSQTTRDNVNWLMNNNSGRYAVGDNEGGNGLNFATANDPRLPVCRGGDVACKAVGVTNTKPFNTLTTTPYYVQLKWPNRGDPIAVANGIEARLIEAEAAYSMGANGNALPILNALRATVTGLAPLTDPGTPAGRVNQLFRERAFWMFGTGHRLGDLRRLVRQYGRAQETVFPVGNYAEGGTYGSDVNFPVPQSEANNPSIPQGTNLCIDRNA, via the coding sequence ATGAAGAACATGCTTTCCAGGAGCAGCGCCCGGATTCGCGCCACCCTGGGGATGCTCGCCCTCGCGGCGAGCCTCCCCCTGGCGGGGTGTGAAACCGAGGAGCTCCTTACGGTAACGGACCCGGACATCATCAACCCCGGCGACGTCGCCAGCCCGGCCGGCGCCGAGGCGGTGCGGCTGGGCGCCCTGTCGCGCTTCATCGGCACCACCACGGGGAGCAGCGGCGGCACCTTCACCGAAACGCTGTTCGTGTGGAGCGGCCAGCTGGCCGACGAGTGGCGTACCGGCGACACCTTCGCCCAGCGCCTGCAGGTGGACTCGCGCTCGATGGATGCGAGCAACTCCGGCGTGGACAACGCCCTGCGCAACGCGCACCGCGCGCGGCTGTCTGCCGCCCAGGCCGTCGTGGCGCTGCGGCAGTACGCGCCGGCGGCCCCGGCGTGGCAGATCGCCGAGATGTACTTCGTGCAGGGCTTCGTCGAAAACATGCTCGGCGAGTACTTCTGCAGCGGGGTGGCCTTCAGCACCGTCGTGGACGGGGCCGAGCAGTTCGGCGGCCAGGCGACGACCGCCGAGACCTTTGCCCGCGCTCTGGCGCACGCCGACTCGGGGCTGGCGCTGAGCACCGGCACCGACGCCAACTCGATCCGCGTGCGCAACGCCATCATGGTGCTTCGCGGGCGCATCCTGCTGAACCAGGGCAGCTTTGCCCAGGCGGCGGCCGCGGTGAGCGCGGTGCCCACCAGCTTCGCGTACGCACACCAGCACTCGCAGACCACGCGTGACAACGTCAACTGGCTGATGAACAACAACTCGGGCCGGTACGCGGTGGGCGACAACGAAGGCGGCAACGGCCTGAACTTCGCGACCGCCAACGACCCGCGGCTTCCCGTCTGCCGCGGCGGTGACGTGGCGTGCAAAGCGGTGGGAGTGACGAACACCAAGCCATTCAACACGCTGACCACGACGCCTTACTACGTGCAGCTGAAGTGGCCCAACCGGGGGGACCCGATCGCCGTCGCCAACGGCATCGAGGCGCGCCTGATCGAGGCCGAGGCCGCCTACAGCATGGGCGCCAACGGAAACGCCCTGCCCATCCTCAATGCCCTGCGGGCCACCGTGACCGGGCTGGCCCCGCTGACGGACCCGGGCACTCCGGCGGGCCGCGTGAACCAGCTGTTCCGCGAGCGTGCCTTCTGGATGTTCGGCACGGGGCACCGCCTGGGCGACCTGCGCCGGCTGGTTCGCCAGTACGGCCGGGCGCAGGAGACGGTATTCCCCGTGGGCAACTATGCCGAGGGCGGCACCTACGGGTCGGACGTGAACTTCCCCGTGCCGCAGTCCGAGGCCAACAACCCCTCGATCCCCCAGGGCACGAACCTGTGCATCGACCGGAACGCTTGA